From the genome of Polyodon spathula isolate WHYD16114869_AA chromosome 14, ASM1765450v1, whole genome shotgun sequence, one region includes:
- the vamp4 gene encoding vesicle-associated membrane protein 4 has product MPPKFKRHLNDDEVTGSVKSERRTLLEDDSDEEDDFFLRGPSGPKFGQKNEKIKQVQTQVDEVIDVMQENITKVIERGERLDDLQDKSESLSDNASAFSSRAKQLRKRMWWRECKMKAIVALVVVAILLIIVVPLILRYR; this is encoded by the exons ATGCCTCCCAAATTCAAAAGGCATCTGAACGACGATGAAGTCACAGGATCTGTGAAGAGCGAGAGG AGAACCCTATTGGAGGATGACTCTGATGAAGAAGATGACTTCTTCCT GAGAGGGCCTTCAGGACCCAAATTTGGACAGAAAAATGAGAAGATTAAGCA ggTGCAGACCCAGGTGGACGAGGTGATTGATGTTATGCAAGAGAACATCACCAAAGTGATCGAGAGGGGAGAACGGCTGGACGACCTGCAGGACAAGTCTG AAAGCCTGTCAGATAACGCCTCAGCCTTCAGCAGCCGAGCCAAGCAGCTTCGCAAGAGGATGTGGTGGAGAGAGTGCAAA ATGAAGGCAATCGTAGCGCTGGTGGTGGTGGCCATCCTGCTCATCATTGTGG TTCCTCTGATCCTGCGGTACCGTTAG